One Methanohalophilus mahii DSM 5219 genomic window carries:
- a CDS encoding 30S ribosomal protein S8e: MISQGRSKRTATSAKRKTARGKRKYEIGSEPAATHVAETRRKSVKTRGGAQKIKLLQEKIANVTDPSTGKTSAVTIENVTDNEANEHYVRRNILTKGSIIKTELGDARITSRPGQDGVVNAILTK, translated from the coding sequence ATGATATCCCAGGGAAGATCAAAGAGAACGGCCACATCTGCCAAGAGAAAAACAGCACGCGGAAAAAGGAAATATGAAATCGGCAGTGAACCTGCAGCAACACATGTCGCAGAAACAAGAAGAAAATCCGTAAAGACCAGGGGCGGCGCCCAAAAAATAAAGCTTCTACAGGAAAAAATTGCCAATGTCACCGACCCCTCTACCGGAAAGACATCAGCAGTTACAATAGAGAATGTTACCGATAATGAAGCCAACGAGCACTACGTAAGGCGTAACATACTCACAAAGGGCAGCATTATCAAGACCGAACTTGGAGATGCCAGGATCACCAGCCGCCCGGGCCAGGATGGCGTTGTCAACGCAATCCTTACAAAATAA
- a CDS encoding ribonuclease Z, whose translation MLRVVFLGTGGALPTVNRNPSSILVNRDGELLLFDCGEGTQQQMMRARTGMMSLSSIFISHFHADHVLGIPGLLQTLSFHGRDTPLTIYGPVWVEQFVKLVSLLGYCRLNFEVKAVPLEAGDVVQREGYVVNAIASEHSVPSLAYALVENERPGKFDRRRAEEMGVPVGPLYSRLQKGESVEVNGRIIHPNEVIGPSRRGRKLIYTGDTRPCEAILEASKNADVLIHDGTLAQEKADWARESLHSTANEAADVAKKAGVKRLILTHISSRYTDDSSVLLEEAKEVFEKTCVADDLMEFEVLYGE comes from the coding sequence ATGCTTCGTGTAGTGTTCCTTGGTACAGGGGGAGCTCTCCCAACTGTGAACAGGAATCCCTCTTCTATTCTGGTAAACAGGGACGGGGAGTTGCTGCTTTTTGACTGTGGGGAGGGTACCCAGCAGCAAATGATGCGTGCCAGGACTGGCATGATGTCCCTATCTTCTATTTTCATTTCACATTTTCATGCAGATCATGTGCTGGGAATTCCCGGCCTTTTGCAAACTCTTTCTTTCCACGGCAGGGATACTCCACTGACTATATATGGTCCCGTCTGGGTGGAACAATTTGTAAAACTGGTCTCACTACTTGGCTACTGCCGATTGAATTTTGAGGTCAAAGCAGTACCCCTTGAAGCCGGGGATGTTGTCCAGCGAGAAGGTTATGTGGTCAATGCAATTGCAAGTGAGCACAGTGTTCCTTCTCTTGCCTATGCTCTTGTAGAAAATGAACGCCCTGGCAAATTTGACCGCCGTCGTGCTGAAGAGATGGGTGTACCTGTAGGCCCACTTTATTCCCGTCTCCAGAAAGGGGAATCTGTAGAAGTAAATGGCAGGATCATCCATCCCAATGAAGTGATAGGTCCTTCCCGTAGGGGGCGTAAACTCATCTATACTGGTGACACCCGTCCGTGTGAGGCCATTCTTGAAGCAAGTAAAAACGCTGATGTATTGATTCATGATGGCACACTTGCACAGGAAAAAGCGGATTGGGCCCGTGAATCATTGCATTCGACAGCAAATGAGGCTGCGGATGTGGCAAAAAAAGCAGGGGTAAAGCGGCTCATTCTGACCCATATCAGTTCGAGGTATACTGACGATTCTTCTGTACTTCTGGAGGAGGCAAAAGAAGTTTTTGAAAAAACCTGTGTGGCAGATGACCTGATGGAGTTTGAAGTCCTCTATGGGGAATAA
- a CDS encoding AAA family ATPase produces the protein MARSAQRSSLKKIPQEAIEAKEATAEIVILQPIGYPLCGIIEEYPRIEEPELFECYARMQWNGYIARKNDYLFDQRMFPDFAYRIQEVRPEDTIIGQSTTIVVNQEEKEKTDIEYPVEIAFDDIVGQVKAKRKCKLIERYLEEPERFGKWAPRNILFHGPSGTGKTMVAKALANKTDVAFLPIKATQLIGEFVGEGSRQIHQLYEKAGELAPSIIFIDELDAIALDRRYQELRGDVAEIVNALLTEMDGISQSEGVCTICATNRTAVLDGAVRSRFEEEIEFVLPGKEERKEIIKLNLQTFPIKAEANVDELAKLTNGLSGRDIVEKILKSALHNAIMDDMEKVEAHYFEKAASGLQKKETNTHLYV, from the coding sequence ATGGCAAGATCCGCACAACGTTCCAGTCTGAAAAAAATACCCCAGGAAGCAATCGAGGCAAAAGAAGCTACTGCAGAAATTGTAATTTTGCAACCTATTGGTTATCCTCTCTGTGGAATTATTGAAGAATACCCGCGCATCGAAGAACCAGAACTCTTTGAATGTTACGCGAGAATGCAATGGAATGGTTACATTGCCCGAAAAAACGATTACCTCTTTGATCAACGAATGTTCCCTGATTTTGCATACAGGATCCAGGAAGTAAGGCCCGAAGACACAATAATAGGCCAATCCACTACAATTGTAGTAAATCAGGAAGAGAAAGAAAAAACCGATATCGAATATCCCGTGGAAATTGCATTTGATGATATAGTAGGACAGGTTAAAGCAAAACGCAAATGCAAGCTCATCGAGCGATACCTGGAAGAGCCCGAGAGATTTGGCAAATGGGCACCCCGTAACATCCTGTTTCATGGACCATCAGGTACAGGAAAGACCATGGTCGCAAAAGCTCTTGCAAATAAAACTGATGTGGCATTCCTCCCGATCAAAGCCACACAACTTATAGGAGAATTTGTGGGAGAAGGTTCCAGACAGATACACCAGCTATATGAAAAAGCTGGTGAACTTGCACCCAGCATTATTTTCATAGACGAGCTGGATGCCATTGCCCTTGACAGGCGATACCAGGAACTCAGGGGCGATGTAGCCGAGATCGTCAACGCCCTGCTCACAGAAATGGACGGCATCAGCCAAAGTGAAGGAGTATGCACCATCTGTGCCACAAACAGAACAGCAGTACTTGACGGGGCAGTCAGGAGCCGTTTTGAAGAGGAGATAGAGTTTGTACTTCCCGGTAAAGAGGAAAGAAAAGAAATAATAAAATTAAATCTACAGACATTCCCCATAAAAGCTGAAGCTAACGTGGATGAACTTGCAAAACTGACCAACGGCCTTTCGGGAAGAGATATTGTGGAAAAAATTCTCAAAAGTGCCCTTCACAATGCAATAATGGATGACATGGAAAAAGTTGAAGCACATTATTTTGAAAAAGCTGCGTCAGGGTTGCAGAAAAAGGAAACAAATACCCACCTTTACGTCTGA
- a CDS encoding response regulator has product MATILVVEDNPMNMELTVDLLESYGYEVMQAEDGSQALDVVEKNTFDLILLDMQLPKMDGLEVLEKFKEIENSKDTPVVALTAHAMRGDDKKFINAGCAGYISKPIDIHEFQQTISSYVDN; this is encoded by the coding sequence ATGGCCACAATTCTGGTAGTTGAAGACAATCCAATGAACATGGAACTTACAGTGGATTTGCTTGAATCTTACGGATATGAAGTAATGCAGGCAGAGGACGGTTCACAGGCTCTTGATGTTGTAGAGAAAAATACTTTTGATCTCATCTTACTTGATATGCAGCTGCCCAAAATGGATGGGCTTGAAGTTCTGGAAAAATTCAAAGAGATTGAAAATTCAAAAGATACGCCTGTAGTTGCATTGACAGCACATGCAATGAGGGGCGATGATAAGAAATTTATTAATGCAGGATGTGCGGGATATATATCCAAACCAATCGATATACATGAATTCCAACAAACTATCTCATCTTATGTCGACAATTGA
- a CDS encoding sulfide-dependent adenosine diphosphate thiazole synthase — protein sequence MELDERIITRAIVEEFTNVFLDYTDVDVALVGGGPANLVAARYLAEAGLKTVLFEKKLSVGGGMWGGGMMFPRIVVQEEARRILDDFDVPYHEYEEGYYVANSVGTVGKLISAAVSAGVEIFNLVSFEDVMIRDKDEVCGLVINWTAVEIGRLHVDPLTIRSRLVLDGTGHEATVCNTVQRKIPGAFGGKGVVGEKPMWADTGERLVMENTREVYPGLIVTGMAANAVAGSPRMGPVFGGMLLSGEKAAQLAISRLKD from the coding sequence ATGGAACTTGATGAGAGAATTATTACCCGAGCGATAGTTGAAGAATTTACCAATGTTTTTCTGGACTATACTGATGTTGACGTGGCCCTGGTAGGGGGGGGTCCGGCAAACCTTGTTGCTGCACGTTATCTTGCAGAAGCAGGATTAAAGACTGTACTTTTTGAGAAGAAACTATCTGTGGGAGGCGGTATGTGGGGCGGTGGCATGATGTTCCCGCGTATTGTGGTCCAGGAAGAAGCGCGCAGGATCCTTGATGATTTTGATGTACCATATCATGAGTATGAAGAAGGTTACTATGTGGCAAACTCAGTTGGTACTGTGGGCAAACTTATAAGCGCAGCGGTTTCTGCAGGGGTTGAAATATTCAATCTGGTAAGTTTTGAGGATGTTATGATACGGGATAAAGATGAGGTATGCGGGCTTGTTATTAACTGGACAGCAGTTGAAATAGGCCGGCTTCATGTTGATCCTCTTACAATCCGTTCTCGCCTGGTACTTGACGGAACCGGCCACGAGGCTACTGTATGCAATACTGTGCAGCGCAAGATACCCGGGGCTTTTGGCGGTAAAGGGGTGGTGGGTGAAAAACCAATGTGGGCTGATACTGGTGAGCGTCTTGTAATGGAAAATACCCGGGAAGTTTATCCCGGTCTGATAGTTACAGGTATGGCTGCCAATGCCGTTGCAGGTTCTCCTCGCATGGGTCCTGTTTTTGGAGGGATGCTTCTTTCAGGCGAAAAGGCCGCACAGCTTGCAATTTCCCGTCTGAAAGACTGA
- a CDS encoding DUF356 domain-containing protein, translating into MKSFAVIRGEDKNKVRIALHDLQQYGSMKFSSCPKRIEPNYADTLLVKVVGVPLRSNCKFAALVGLENNAGSAINKLRKIHPPAHIVIISPRHDAYEELMDNSEIYPEFEINN; encoded by the coding sequence ATGAAATCCTTTGCGGTAATCAGGGGAGAAGACAAAAACAAAGTCAGGATTGCGCTGCATGATTTGCAGCAATACGGGAGCATGAAATTCAGTTCCTGTCCAAAACGTATCGAACCAAACTATGCAGACACTCTTCTTGTAAAGGTTGTGGGAGTACCCTTGCGTTCAAATTGTAAGTTTGCAGCGCTTGTAGGCCTGGAAAATAATGCCGGCTCTGCGATTAACAAACTGAGAAAAATACATCCACCAGCCCATATTGTAATAATAAGTCCCAGGCATGATGCTTATGAAGAATTAATGGATAATTCTGAGATATATCCTGAATTTGAAATAAACAATTAA
- the proC gene encoding pyrroline-5-carboxylate reductase: MHLENKKVGIIGTGKMGQSLLRGIVRAGKAKPANIYASDVYEPALQALKDELGINVSTDNFDTVDNSEIIILAVKPQILRNVLRGFADHINENKLIISIAAGVPAATIEEELHEDTRVVRVMPNIAATVGEAASAVSAGKNASAEDAEVAMEIFSSMGSAALVPEHLMDAVTGVSGSGPAYIFPVIEAMADGGVLEGLDRESALKLAAQTVLGAAKMVLETKKHPAELKDMVTSPAGTTIHGVHALEKNGIRAAFTDAVMASAKRSREMGK; this comes from the coding sequence ATGCACCTCGAAAACAAGAAAGTCGGCATAATAGGGACCGGCAAGATGGGGCAAAGCCTGCTTAGAGGCATAGTTCGTGCAGGAAAAGCAAAACCTGCAAATATCTATGCCAGCGATGTTTATGAACCTGCGCTGCAGGCACTTAAAGATGAACTTGGAATTAACGTATCAACAGATAACTTTGATACTGTGGATAATTCAGAAATCATCATCCTTGCGGTCAAACCCCAGATACTTCGCAATGTACTACGAGGTTTTGCAGACCATATTAACGAAAACAAACTCATAATTTCAATTGCGGCAGGGGTTCCTGCAGCCACCATTGAAGAGGAATTACACGAAGATACAAGAGTCGTTCGTGTGATGCCAAACATTGCAGCAACCGTAGGCGAAGCAGCCTCTGCAGTCAGTGCAGGGAAAAATGCATCCGCAGAAGATGCTGAAGTCGCAATGGAAATATTTTCAAGCATGGGTTCTGCCGCTCTTGTACCTGAACATCTCATGGATGCGGTTACAGGAGTTTCAGGGAGCGGACCTGCATATATTTTCCCCGTGATCGAGGCTATGGCAGACGGCGGCGTGCTTGAAGGACTTGACAGGGAAAGTGCACTGAAACTGGCAGCCCAGACAGTACTTGGTGCAGCAAAGATGGTCCTTGAAACAAAAAAACATCCGGCAGAACTCAAGGACATGGTGACTTCTCCTGCAGGGACAACCATCCACGGGGTTCATGCACTTGAGAAAAACGGAATAAGGGCGGCTTTTACAGATGCAGTGATGGCTTCTGCAAAACGCTCCCGTGAAATGGGGAAATAA
- a CDS encoding multiprotein bridging factor aMBF1, giving the protein MQCEICGAEIKGEPFKINVEGSELNACNRCSQYGTSVSTRKPVSRKNAPVRQGIKKSSKPKKNPVTAPTEELIDEYEQTIREAREEKGLTQEELASNIKEKASLIKKIEKGDIVPEDSVRTKIEQALDIELTEKVGEDDWDTNTLNKGTTLGDIVTIKKK; this is encoded by the coding sequence ATGCAGTGTGAAATATGTGGTGCAGAAATTAAAGGGGAGCCTTTTAAGATAAATGTCGAGGGAAGCGAACTCAACGCCTGTAACCGATGTTCACAATACGGAACATCAGTAAGCACCCGGAAACCAGTATCCAGAAAGAATGCTCCTGTGCGGCAGGGGATTAAAAAGAGTTCAAAGCCCAAAAAGAACCCGGTAACTGCTCCTACAGAAGAACTCATAGACGAATACGAACAAACCATAAGAGAGGCAAGGGAAGAAAAGGGCCTTACCCAGGAAGAACTTGCTTCCAACATAAAGGAAAAAGCATCCCTGATCAAAAAGATAGAGAAGGGAGACATCGTACCCGAAGATTCGGTACGTACAAAGATTGAACAGGCCCTTGATATCGAACTCACCGAGAAAGTGGGAGAAGATGACTGGGATACAAATACCCTGAACAAGGGTACTACTCTTGGCGATATAGTAACCATCAAGAAAAAATGA
- a CDS encoding proteasome-activating nucleotidase, with protein sequence MNETSDDTLNQGNYGLKNMSDIEYDYMGSEGDEDFSKYLLDRMKQLESRNSKLKEQCDQIESEKKYVESQKVKYEREVRKLRSEINRLKTVPLIVANIIDVIDSNKVLIRSSSGPQFMVGVSQYIDDSRLVAGVRVALNQQTLSIVDVLPSTEEPEVSAMEVLESQDISYEDIGGLDNQIQDIIECVELPLIKPESFERVGVEPPKGVLLHGPPGTGKTMMAKAVAHRTDATFIRVVGSELVQKYIGEGSRLVREVFDMARKKAPSIIFIDELDAIAATRLSDTNGADREVQRTLMQLLAEMDGFENRGDIRIIAATNRVDILDPAIIRPGRFDRMVEVPMPDTESRSLILRIHSRGLSLALDVDFDKLATLTENTSGADLHALTTEAGMFAVRNDRDSVTMADFMAAIDKVLKPRQPQVNEHPASMFV encoded by the coding sequence ATGAACGAAACGAGTGATGATACGTTAAATCAGGGGAATTACGGATTAAAAAATATGTCCGATATTGAATATGATTATATGGGTTCTGAAGGAGACGAAGACTTTTCAAAGTACCTTCTGGACAGGATGAAGCAACTTGAATCCCGCAACAGCAAACTTAAAGAGCAGTGCGACCAAATCGAATCTGAAAAAAAGTATGTAGAATCCCAGAAAGTGAAGTATGAAAGGGAAGTTCGCAAACTTCGCTCTGAGATTAACAGGCTTAAGACTGTTCCTTTGATCGTGGCAAATATCATTGATGTCATTGACTCCAATAAAGTCTTGATACGAAGCAGTTCGGGCCCCCAGTTCATGGTAGGGGTTTCCCAGTACATAGATGATTCCAGATTGGTTGCCGGTGTCAGGGTTGCCCTGAACCAGCAGACCCTTTCAATAGTGGATGTTCTTCCCTCGACAGAAGAACCGGAAGTTTCAGCAATGGAAGTCCTGGAATCTCAGGATATAAGCTATGAAGATATCGGTGGACTGGATAATCAGATTCAGGATATCATTGAATGTGTCGAACTTCCTCTCATTAAACCCGAGTCTTTTGAACGCGTGGGTGTGGAACCTCCCAAAGGTGTGCTGCTGCACGGCCCGCCGGGTACCGGTAAAACGATGATGGCAAAAGCGGTTGCCCATCGTACTGACGCAACTTTCATCCGTGTTGTGGGCTCGGAACTTGTGCAAAAGTACATTGGCGAAGGTTCCAGACTGGTCAGGGAAGTTTTCGATATGGCAAGAAAGAAAGCTCCAAGCATTATTTTCATAGATGAGCTGGATGCCATTGCAGCAACCCGGCTGAGTGACACCAACGGTGCTGACAGGGAAGTACAGCGCACTCTCATGCAACTTCTTGCGGAGATGGATGGATTTGAGAACCGAGGTGATATTCGTATAATTGCAGCTACCAACAGGGTGGATATCCTTGATCCTGCCATAATTCGTCCGGGTCGCTTTGATAGGATGGTAGAGGTTCCGATGCCGGATACAGAATCTCGTAGCTTGATCCTCAGGATTCATTCCAGAGGGCTTTCCCTTGCCCTGGATGTGGACTTTGACAAACTTGCCACCCTTACAGAAAATACGAGTGGTGCGGATCTGCATGCACTGACTACCGAGGCAGGTATGTTTGCTGTACGCAATGATCGTGATAGTGTGACAATGGCTGACTTTATGGCTGCCATTGATAAGGTCCTAAAGCCCCGCCAACCTCAGGTTAATGAGCATCCAGCCTCAATGTTTGTTTAA
- a CDS encoding endonuclease dU — MPFSLFHIKPEIRILGIDDSALVSDRILVVGTFFRGGMWLDGVLSTYITRDGMDATDSLIKMISASKHRNQARVIMLDGVTYGGFNPIDIVRLNESTGMGVIVLMRSMPDFENIKNALYHLEYPDERFAIIKKAGRISRVVTSHSHTPVYIQCAGIDEISATRIVQLSATHSNIPEPLRVAHLIATGIICGESCGKP, encoded by the coding sequence ATACCCTTTTCTCTTTTTCATATAAAACCGGAAATAAGGATTCTGGGTATTGATGATTCAGCGCTGGTAAGTGACCGTATACTTGTGGTAGGGACTTTTTTCAGAGGGGGGATGTGGCTTGACGGAGTGTTATCCACCTACATTACCAGGGATGGTATGGATGCTACCGATTCATTAATAAAGATGATATCAGCCAGCAAACACAGGAATCAGGCGCGTGTGATAATGCTGGATGGAGTCACATACGGTGGTTTCAATCCGATTGATATCGTGCGTTTAAATGAATCTACAGGAATGGGTGTGATTGTGCTGATGCGCTCGATGCCTGATTTTGAGAATATAAAAAATGCTCTATATCATCTGGAATACCCGGATGAAAGGTTTGCGATAATAAAAAAAGCAGGCAGGATATCGAGGGTGGTAACTTCACATTCCCATACGCCGGTTTACATCCAGTGTGCAGGCATCGATGAAATTTCCGCCACCAGGATAGTCCAGTTAAGTGCCACCCATAGCAATATTCCAGAGCCTTTGAGGGTTGCACATCTCATTGCCACAGGTATTATTTGTGGTGAATCCTGCGGTAAACCTTGA
- the glmM gene encoding phosphoglucosamine mutase: MGLFGTNGVRGIANEFITPKFAIDLARSLGTHLGEDKTVAIGRDTRISGEMLKAAAISGLLSTGIKVIDIGTCPTPSVQYYVRDYADAGIVITASHNPREYNGIKLIAADGTEFSKEGEKKVENIYYSGEFHTANWNMTGELNRDYNANDYYINGIISSVNSTKISAKQFRVAIDTGCGAGSLTLPLLLRKLGCEVITINAQPDGTFPWRNPEPTPDVLGELRDIVKNYDVDLGVAQDGDADRAVFFDENGTFIDEEILLSMMAKYVISGKKGPIVTPVSSSRRMLDIAKEAGVELHWTAVGSINVARRMMEIDAVFGGEGNGGLIFPEHQYCRDGAMACAKLLDIMAEGVKPSQMAANVPAYHNAKTKVKCGNLKKTLENVAIHVQGEGIEIDTTDGFKIWYEDGWLLIRPSGTEPIVRVFAEAKTEKKARQILERGEKIVLASIQD, translated from the coding sequence ATGGGCCTGTTTGGAACCAACGGAGTACGTGGTATAGCTAACGAATTCATTACACCTAAATTTGCAATCGACCTTGCCAGAAGTCTGGGAACCCATCTGGGAGAAGATAAAACTGTAGCAATCGGAAGAGATACACGCATCTCAGGAGAGATGCTAAAAGCAGCTGCAATATCCGGTTTACTTTCAACGGGCATAAAAGTTATCGACATTGGAACCTGCCCCACACCGTCTGTCCAGTATTATGTGCGCGATTATGCAGATGCTGGAATTGTTATTACTGCATCCCACAACCCCAGGGAATATAATGGCATAAAACTTATAGCCGCAGATGGTACCGAATTTTCCAAAGAGGGGGAGAAAAAGGTCGAAAATATCTACTACAGCGGCGAATTCCACACTGCTAACTGGAACATGACAGGTGAACTTAACCGGGATTATAATGCCAATGATTACTACATCAATGGAATAATCTCATCGGTCAATTCCACAAAAATCAGCGCAAAACAATTTCGAGTGGCCATAGATACGGGATGTGGTGCAGGTTCTCTCACATTACCCCTCTTATTGCGTAAACTGGGATGTGAGGTCATAACGATCAACGCCCAGCCGGATGGCACTTTCCCCTGGAGAAATCCCGAGCCAACACCCGATGTACTGGGAGAACTCAGGGATATTGTCAAAAATTACGATGTTGACCTGGGAGTTGCTCAGGACGGGGATGCAGACAGGGCAGTCTTCTTTGATGAAAATGGTACTTTCATTGATGAAGAAATACTGCTTTCCATGATGGCAAAATATGTGATCTCCGGTAAAAAGGGACCAATCGTGACACCGGTCAGTTCATCCCGGCGCATGCTGGACATTGCAAAAGAAGCAGGCGTAGAACTCCACTGGACAGCCGTAGGATCCATTAATGTAGCACGCAGGATGATGGAAATCGACGCTGTTTTTGGCGGAGAAGGCAATGGAGGACTTATTTTCCCGGAACACCAGTACTGCAGGGACGGTGCAATGGCCTGTGCCAAATTACTTGACATAATGGCAGAGGGAGTGAAACCTTCACAGATGGCTGCAAATGTTCCGGCATACCATAATGCCAAAACAAAGGTAAAATGTGGTAATCTGAAAAAAACGCTTGAAAACGTAGCCATCCACGTACAGGGAGAAGGAATTGAGATTGATACCACCGATGGTTTCAAGATATGGTATGAAGACGGGTGGCTACTGATACGCCCCTCCGGTACCGAACCAATTGTCAGGGTCTTTGCCGAAGCTAAAACGGAGAAAAAGGCAAGGCAGATTCTGGAAAGAGGGGAAAAGATAGTACTGGCTTCAATCCAGGATTAA
- a CDS encoding signal recognition particle protein Srp19: MKDEGRLVIWPASIDRSKSRNEGRIVSRKSSVKEPNLEEMEKAAASLGLNPEVQKDKAYPRSWWEKSGRIMVDKNESRTTTARLISKTIKKDRQG; the protein is encoded by the coding sequence ATGAAAGACGAAGGCCGGCTTGTAATCTGGCCGGCTTCCATAGATCGTTCCAAAAGCAGGAATGAAGGAAGGATTGTATCTCGTAAAAGTTCAGTAAAGGAGCCGAATCTGGAAGAGATGGAAAAGGCAGCTGCATCCCTTGGCCTAAATCCTGAGGTTCAAAAAGACAAAGCTTATCCGCGTTCCTGGTGGGAGAAAAGTGGGCGCATCATGGTGGATAAGAACGAATCCAGAACTACCACGGCAAGATTGATTTCTAAAACTATTAAAAAAGATAGACAGGGCTGA
- a CDS encoding preprotein translocase subunit Sec61beta, whose amino-acid sequence MGKKKQSNNGLMSSAGLMRYYEEDKRAIHLDPKAVIVFGLLCGLAVILLSASYGTWP is encoded by the coding sequence ATGGGAAAAAAGAAACAGAGTAACAACGGTTTGATGTCCTCTGCCGGTCTTATGAGATATTATGAAGAGGATAAAAGGGCAATCCACCTGGACCCCAAAGCAGTTATAGTCTTTGGATTGCTTTGTGGACTTGCTGTTATTCTCTTAAGCGCCAGTTATGGCACCTGGCCATAA
- a CDS encoding S-methyl-5-thioribose-1-phosphate isomerase: protein MRTIQWNAENSTVRMIDQTLLPVEYREIECENLAQLCEAIKSLRVRGAPALAAAGAYGIALASKLSSANDMESLLQDLKNATGIILATRPTAINLGWGVHRVIKAVSEAYDTEGIRDIALNEAQAIADEDVQTNKTLGKHGASLLEDGDTVMTHCNAGRLACVDWGTALGVVRSAVEQGKDINVVACETRPLNQGGRLTTWELMQDNIPVKLISDSMSGYVMRHELVDKVIVGADRITEDAVFNKIGTYSHAIVAMEHEIPFYVAAPASTFDFKGWEDSVKIEERDPDELRYMQGVQIAPEDVPVINPAFDSTPMEYIEAIITEKGIFRPPFLIDEVRT from the coding sequence ATGAGAACAATTCAATGGAATGCTGAGAATTCTACTGTGAGGATGATCGACCAGACCCTGTTGCCTGTCGAATACAGGGAAATCGAATGTGAAAATCTTGCACAGCTGTGTGAAGCAATCAAATCATTGAGGGTCAGGGGAGCACCCGCATTGGCAGCAGCAGGTGCCTATGGTATTGCCCTTGCCAGCAAACTCAGCAGTGCAAATGATATGGAAAGCCTCCTGCAAGATCTCAAAAATGCCACAGGGATCATCCTTGCAACCCGACCCACAGCCATAAACCTGGGATGGGGAGTACACCGGGTGATCAAAGCCGTCTCTGAAGCCTACGACACCGAAGGCATACGTGACATAGCTCTTAACGAAGCACAGGCCATTGCAGATGAAGATGTGCAGACCAACAAAACTCTAGGTAAACATGGTGCTTCCCTGCTGGAAGACGGTGACACCGTGATGACCCACTGTAATGCCGGCAGATTGGCCTGTGTGGACTGGGGCACAGCTCTGGGAGTGGTACGTTCCGCTGTGGAGCAAGGAAAAGATATCAATGTGGTCGCATGTGAGACCCGGCCTCTGAACCAGGGAGGCCGGCTTACGACCTGGGAGCTGATGCAGGACAATATACCGGTCAAACTAATCTCGGACTCCATGAGTGGTTATGTGATGCGACACGAGCTTGTGGACAAGGTGATAGTCGGGGCAGACCGCATTACAGAAGATGCTGTATTCAACAAGATCGGAACCTACAGCCATGCAATCGTGGCCATGGAACACGAAATTCCTTTTTATGTGGCAGCACCTGCCTCTACATTTGATTTCAAGGGATGGGAAGACAGCGTGAAGATAGAAGAACGAGATCCTGATGAATTGCGCTACATGCAGGGGGTACAGATAGCACCTGAAGACGTACCTGTGATAAATCCTGCTTTTGACAGCACACCGATGGAATATATTGAGGCTATAATTACAGAAAAAGGAATCTTCAGACCACCATTTTTGATAGATGAAGTAAGAACCTGA